A window of the Planococcus citri chromosome 4, ihPlaCitr1.1, whole genome shotgun sequence genome harbors these coding sequences:
- the PrBP gene encoding retinal rod rhodopsin-sensitive cGMP 3',5'-cyclic phosphodiesterase subunit delta: MGSKANEILSGFQVNWMNIRDAETGTLLWQSNEDLSFPDKEHEARVPKKILKCKAVSREINFTSVEPMEKLRLEQKILFKGRYLEEWYFEFGFVIPNSTNTWQSIIEAAPESQMMPANVLNGNVVIETSFYDDDLLISTSKLRLFYV; the protein is encoded by the exons ATGGGTTCCAAGGCCAATGAAATTCTCAGCGGTTTTCAAGT AAACTGGATGAATATTCGTGACGCCGAAACTGGAACGCTTCTGTGGCAGAGTAACGAAGATCT TTCGTTTCCGGACAAAGAACACGAAGCCAGAGTaccgaagaaaattttaaagtgtaAAGCCGTATCTCGAGAAATCAATTTCACGTCCGTCGAACCGATGGAAAAATTAAGGCTAGAgcaaaaaattctgttcaag GGCAGATACTTGGAAGAATGGTATTTCGAATTCGGTTTCGTCATTCCCAATTCCACGAATACGTGGCAATCGATTATCGAAGCTGCGCCCGAATCGCAAATGATGCCGGCCAACGTGCTCAA CGGAAATGTCGTTATAGAAACGAGTTTTTACGATGACGATTTACTGATCTCGACGTCGAAACTGAGGTTATTTTACGTATAA
- the Elp5 gene encoding elongator complex protein 5 has translation MSFAELIRQSDANLICVQSDTVLRGLLLIKECIGKQEDDQGEEIHWFCYNVCSKDLRAELQLDDSSSRRRHHFHDCFPASCFNATTRTNATEQSQSLRQKIGVSSKKLVLIIDSVSALINEDDFAAIDGILREIYSLQKNARRCCTRLFLTTHDSCSRNAATFSKHLRYLANIWLTASHDTVSMKIKKSSGRISKQVLEYNDGDLTLVKKMNVAKTGVEKLVEDNLCSFKLDLTDQEKEARNAVQLPYVRHSDSSVNREFSATKIHYNPDEYDDWDEEEPDNDLEFV, from the exons ATGTCATTCGCCGAATTGATCCGGCAATCCGATGCGAATTTGATCTGCGTGCAAT CTGACACGGTGCTGCGAGGGTTATTGCTGATAAAGGAATGTATCGGCAAACAGGAAGATGATCAAGGGGAAGAAATTCATTGGTTTTGTTACAACGTTTGCTCTAAAGACTTGCGTGCAGAACTGCAGCTCGACGATAGCAGCAGCCGCCGGCGTCACCACTTTCACGATTGTTTTCCAGCCTCGTGTTTCAACGCGACGA CGAGAACGAATGCGACGGAGCAGTCGCAATCGCTGCGTCAAAAAATCGGCGTTTCGTCGAAAAAACTCGTGCTTATTATCGATTCCGTGTCGGCGTTAATTAATGAGGATGATTTCGCCGCTATCGATGGTATACTTCGTGAAATTTATTCGTTGCAAAAAAACGCGC GTCGATGTTGTACGCGGCTATTTCTCACGACACACGACAGTTGCTCCCGTAATGCCGCTACTTTCTCGAAACATTTGCGATATTTAGCCAACATTTGGTTGACCGCCAGCCACGATACGGTTtcgatgaaaatcaaaaagtctAGCGGCAGAATATCGAAACAG GTGTTGGAATACAACGACGGTGATTTAACGCTAGTCAAGAAAATGAACGTTGCAAAAACTGGCGTCGAAAAATTAGTCGAAGATAATTTGTGCAGCTTCAAACTCGATTTAACCGACCAAGAGAAAGAAGCTAGGAATGCGGTTCAATTACCATACGTCAG GCATTCCGATAGCAGCGTCAATCGCGAGTTCTCCGCGACGAAAATACATTATAATCCGGACGAATACGATGATTGGGATGAAGAAGAACCCGACAATGATTTAGAATTCGTGTAA
- the LOC135845437 gene encoding solute carrier family 12 member 9, with translation MSTIEAFTKRTRDLSAYSMETTTAATPAQSGSAVLDTPSDVETAGGGGGGAVFASDRSAISQILNWFNKHDRNALKRDGYTEFGRLNENCGRTLGTFAGVFSPVALSMFSALLFLRVGFVVGNAGLLVTLLQFAIAYVIIYCTVSSVCAVSTNGEIQGGGAYFMISRTLGPEFGGSIGTLFFFANIVSSALYTVGFAEGLINNFGPSGYLVGKGNTLLPDGRWWSFLYASGVNATNLLICVIGAKLFAKTTVFIFVTTTLCIASSFFSFFSVRTMNVTIPEANTFYQNTTGLYSAFNATMLQDNLYPQYGTDYTSNGVQVSFSSVFGVLFSGVTGIMAGANMSGELKNPGHSIPKGTFSAVTFTFVIYVALSVLSASSCQRFLLQNDYLYLMPINIWPPFITIGILTATFSASLSTLIGSSRVLEALARDNIFGNYLSIVTRGTWKSNPIVAVIIAWSLVQLMLLVGSLNTIAQINSILFLLSYFALNLACLGLELASAPNFRPAFKFFTWYSAAIGLTGSCVMMFVINSFYASSSIGLCLVIVLLLHLFSPARTVAWGSISQALIFHQVRKYLLLLDSRKDHVKFWRPQILLMVKDARAACPLIDFVNDLKKSGLYVLGHVKVVRNHLNLEYDPIADEHAEWLAFIDALKVKAFVELTVAESIREGLIHLIRLSGMGAMKPNTIIFGFYHNPVLLSSQLHDGTVAAFGSSGDRSEPVETVRDCETPLTELLPDDYVRMVNDVLKIKKNVCLCRYFNRFDKPSAIKNAKYIDVWPVNSFQPTDDDAFDTTSLFMCQLACILTMVQDWKSLRVRVFLSSDEGADDSGRSETGQVDDENLNKLKSLLHSLRIFATVNKVKEWPSNASSLSQFTSDRLPGNIKSYFKKANQVILSECSSTAVVFIYLPAPSISPNEEDESYRNFSRNYLNCLTELTDNLPPTVMVHGTNAVTSTTL, from the exons ATGAGCACGATCGAAGCATTTACCAAGCGTACGCGCGATCTTTCCGCATACAGTATGGAAACAACGACCGCTGCAACGCCAGCGCAATCGGGTTCGGCGGTACTCGATACGCCATCGGACGTGGAAACTgctggcggcggcggcggcggcgcggtATTCGCCTCAGACCGGAGCGCCATTTCGCAGATTTTGAATTGGTTCAACAAGCACGATAGAAACGCTTTAAAACGCGACGGATATACCGAATTTGGTAGATTGAACGAAAATTGCGGCCGAACTCTCGGCACATTTGCGGGTGTTTTTAGTCCGGTTGCGTTATCCATGTTCAGCGCTTTGTTATTCTTACGGGTTG GTTTCGTTGTCGGAAATGCCGGATTGCTGGTGACGCTTCTTCAGTTTGCCATCGCGTACGTTATAATTTACTGCACCGTTTCTTCAGTGTGCGCTGTTTCGACGAACGGCGAAATCCAAGGCGGCGGAGCTTATT TCATGATTAGTCGTACTCTAGGACCGGAGTTTGGCGGATCAATCGGCACGTTATTCTTTTTCGCAAATATCGTCAGCAGTGCGTTGTATACGGTCGGATTCGCCGAAGGATTGATCAACAATTTTGGACCGTCCG GTTACCTCGTGGGAAAAGGTAACACGCTATTGCCGGACGGACGCTGGTGGTCGTTCTTGTACGCGTCCGGCGTCAACGCCACCAATTTGTTAATTTGCGTCATCGGCGCCAAGTTGTTTGCCAAGACTACCGTTTTCATATTCGTTACTACCACCTTGTGCATCGCGTCGTCCTTTTTCAGCTTCTTTAGCGTGCGCACGATGAAC GTTACCATTCCGGAGGCGAACACTTTCTATCAAAATACCACCGGTCTTTACAGCGCATTCAACGCCACCATGTTGCAAGATAATCTGTACCCGCAGTACGGAACAGATTACACATCTAACGGCGTCCAGGTTTCCTTTTCGTCCGTATTCGGTGTGTTGTTTAGCGGCGTTACGGGCATTATGGCCGGAGCCAATATGTccg GTGAACTAAAAAATCCTGGACACAGCATACCGAAAGGAACGTTTTCAGCGGTCACGTTCACATTCGTCATTTATGTGGCGCTGTCCGTTTTGTCGGCCTCGTCGTGTCAGCGATTTTTACTGCAAAACGATTATCTTTATTTGATGCCGATCAACATTTGGCCTCCGTTCATTACTATCGGCATTCTGACAGCTACGTTCTCCGCTAGTTTGAGCACGTTGATCGGATCGAGCCGCGTATTAGAAGCGTTGGCCAGAGATAACATTTTCG GCAACTACCTGAGCATCGTAACTCGTGGAACGTGGAAATCGAATCCGATTGTGGCGGTGATCATCGCGTGGTCGTTGGTGCAGTTGATGTTGTTGGTCGGATCGTTGAACACCATCGCTCAAATAAATTCTATATTGTTTTTGTTATCGTACTTCGCTTTGAATTTAGCTTGTTTAGGATTGGAATTGGCATCCGCGCCCAATTTCCG GCctgcattcaaatttttcacttggtATTCGGCGGCGATCGGCCTGACTGGAAGTTGCGTTATGATGTTTGTAATCAACTCGTTCTACGCTTCTTCCAGTATCGGACTGTGTTTGGTCATCGTTTTGTTGCTGCACTTGTTTTCACCGGCTCGCACAGTCGCTTGGGGTTCGATATCGCAAGCGTTGATCTTTCATCAA GTTCGAAAATACTTACTGTTATTGGATTCGCGAAAAGATCACGTCAAATTTTGGAGACCGCAAATCTTATTGATGGTAAAGGATGCCCGCGCCGCTTGTCCTTTGATCGATTTTGTAAACGATTTGAAGAAAAGCGGATTATACGTTTTGGGACATGTGAAAGTTGTGCGAAATCACCTCAATTTAGAATACGATCCTATAGCTGACGAACATGCGGAATGGTTGGCTTTCATAGATGCGCTAAAA GTAAAAGCGTTCGTCGAACTTACGGTTGCTGAAAGCATTCGCGAAGGTCTCATACACCTCATCAGACTGTCAGGAATGGGCGCCATGAAGCCGAATACCATTATTTTCGGATTTTACCATAATCCCGTTCTGCTATCGTCTCAACTTCACGACGGTACAGTCGCCGCTTTCGGCAGCAGTGGAGACAG GTCGGAGCCCGTTGAAACGGTTCGCGATTGCGAAACGCCACTTACCGAATTACTGCCCGACGATTACGTTCGCATGGTGAACGACGTTTTAAAGATAAAGAAGAACGTTTGTTTGTGTCGGTATTTCAATCGATTCGATAAACCATCCGCTATCAA GAATGCAAAGTATATCGACGTTTGGCCTGTGAATTCGTTTCAACCTACGGACGACGACGCGTTCGATACGACCAGCTTATTCATGTGCCAACTTGCCTGCATTTTAACAATG GTACAAGATTGGAAAAGCCTTCGCGTTCGGGTGTTTTTAAGCAGCGATGAAGGCGCAGACGATAGCGGTAGAAGTGAAACCGGCCAAGTCGACGACGAGAATTTAAATAAACTCAAGAGTTTGCTACATTCCTTGCGAATATTCGCCACCGTTAACAAA GTGAAAGAATGGCCTAGCAATGCTTCCTCGTTGAGTCAATTTACATCGGATCGTTTGCCCGGAAACATCAAATCGTATTTCAAAAA GGCTAACCAAGTAATTTTGAGCGAATGTAGTTCGACTGCCGTAGTTTTCATTTACCTTCCGGCGCCGTCCATTTCGCCGAATGAAGAAGACGAGTCTTACCGCAATTTCTCTAGAAATTATTTGAATTGTTTGACCGAATTAACTGACAATTTACCTCCTACGGTCATGGTTCACGGTACAAACGCCGTCACTTCGACCACATTATAA